The Vallitalea okinawensis genome window below encodes:
- a CDS encoding response regulator transcription factor: MNSTEIRVLVIDDEKDIRSLIVKYLIKENMTVYEASCSREAIRYYTNHELDIIILDIMLPDMSGLELLKKIRSECNETPVILISAKKEDSDKVLGLGLGADDYVTKPFSPAELVARVKAQIRRNSIITNQQKLTEILVCGDFKLDYTNYTFYKSKEVINLSPTELKIMAFFMRNPHQVFTKVQIFSNVWLENDYGYQVADDNSIMVHISHIREKIELNPKQPIHIQTVWGIGYQFIP; the protein is encoded by the coding sequence ATGAATAGTACAGAAATAAGAGTATTAGTTATTGATGATGAGAAGGATATTAGGAGTTTGATTGTTAAATATCTAATTAAAGAAAATATGACTGTTTATGAAGCGAGTTGTTCTAGAGAAGCTATACGTTACTATACCAATCATGAATTAGATATCATTATCCTAGATATTATGCTGCCAGATATGAGTGGATTGGAACTGTTGAAGAAAATTCGTTCTGAATGTAATGAGACTCCAGTTATATTAATCAGTGCAAAAAAGGAGGACTCAGATAAGGTATTAGGTTTAGGATTAGGTGCGGATGATTATGTAACAAAACCCTTCAGTCCAGCAGAATTAGTCGCCAGAGTTAAAGCTCAAATAAGAAGGAATAGCATTATCACTAATCAACAAAAGCTAACAGAAATACTTGTATGTGGAGATTTTAAACTGGATTATACCAATTATACATTCTATAAGTCTAAAGAGGTCATCAATCTATCACCTACAGAATTAAAAATTATGGCTTTCTTCATGAGAAATCCTCATCAAGTTTTTACTAAGGTACAGATTTTTAGTAACGTGTGGTTGGAGAATGATTATGGGTATCAAGTGGCAGATGATAACAGTATAATGGTACATATCAGTCATATTAGGGAGAAGATTGAGTTAAATCCTAAACAACCTATACATATTCAAACTGTCTGGGGCATTGGGTATCAGTTCATTCCATAA
- a CDS encoding GNAT family N-acetyltransferase: MKELNFTPFPILRSNRILLRQIIEEDAQLIYNYQSDKDNFPYVDMQIYTEIDEARKYITKMNKGVKENQWIIWAIADPQTNIILGTISIWNISEKNSKAELGYGLFPGNIGKGIMSEALKKVIDYGFNTMGLLEIEAYTNRNNMKSIALLVRSQFKKIADFEEKETFSGEPMDMVIYGLSTNSELL, encoded by the coding sequence ATGAAAGAACTGAACTTTACTCCTTTTCCAATACTAAGATCTAATAGAATATTACTAAGGCAAATTATTGAAGAAGATGCTCAACTTATTTACAATTATCAGTCTGATAAAGATAATTTTCCTTATGTGGATATGCAGATCTATACAGAAATTGATGAGGCTAGAAAGTATATTACTAAGATGAATAAGGGGGTGAAGGAGAATCAATGGATTATATGGGCAATTGCTGATCCTCAAACAAACATTATATTAGGTACTATCTCGATTTGGAATATTTCTGAAAAAAATTCTAAAGCTGAGTTAGGATATGGACTTTTCCCGGGCAATATCGGTAAAGGGATTATGTCTGAAGCATTGAAGAAAGTGATTGATTATGGTTTTAATACTATGGGACTTCTAGAAATAGAAGCATACACCAATAGAAACAATATGAAATCCATTGCTCTTTTGGTAAGAAGTCAGTTTAAAAAAATAGCTGACTTTGAAGAAAAGGAAACTTTTAGCGGGGAACCCATGGATATGGTTATATATGGATTGAGTACAAACTCAGAATTACTATAG
- a CDS encoding tRNA-specific adenosine deaminase, which translates to MDSYDIHYMRKALQLASESRLAGNEPFGALLVKDGQIVIKKCPQ; encoded by the coding sequence ATGGACAGTTATGATATTCATTATATGAGAAAAGCCCTTCAATTAGCGTCTGAATCGCGTTTAGCTGGCAATGAACCATTTGGAGCTCTATTAGTTAAAGATGGACAGATAGTAATTAAAAAATGTCCTCAATGA
- a CDS encoding response regulator transcription factor encodes MMNILICDDDQAIVDAIEVYMINEGYNVLKAYDGIQALNIMREYKVHLIIMDIMMPNMDGLRTTMKIREKANIPVIMLSAKTEDTDKIIGLNMGADDYVTKPFNPLELIARVKSQLRRYTSLGCMEIKQNVYCTGGLYVDDSSKQVTVDGEVVQLTPVQYGILSFLIKNAGRVYSIDQIYNQVWGEEAINPENTVAVHIRHIREKIEINPKEPKYLKVVWGIGYKIEKYES; translated from the coding sequence ATCATGAATATATTGATTTGCGATGATGATCAAGCTATTGTTGATGCAATAGAAGTATATATGATTAATGAAGGATATAATGTATTAAAAGCTTATGATGGTATACAAGCATTAAATATTATGAGAGAGTATAAAGTACATTTAATTATTATGGATATAATGATGCCAAATATGGACGGCTTAAGAACGACTATGAAGATACGTGAGAAAGCGAATATCCCAGTTATTATGCTTTCTGCAAAAACAGAGGATACTGATAAGATCATAGGGTTAAACATGGGTGCTGATGATTATGTGACGAAACCATTTAATCCATTAGAACTAATTGCAAGGGTTAAATCACAGTTAAGACGTTATACGTCATTGGGGTGTATGGAAATTAAGCAAAATGTGTACTGTACAGGAGGTCTTTATGTAGATGATTCCAGTAAACAAGTCACCGTCGATGGTGAAGTTGTACAACTAACCCCTGTACAATATGGAATTCTTAGTTTTTTAATTAAGAATGCTGGCCGTGTTTACTCCATTGACCAAATTTATAATCAAGTATGGGGAGAGGAAGCAATTAATCCAGAAAATACTGTGGCGGTACATATACGTCATATTCGTGAGAAGATAGAAATTAATCCAAAGGAACCTAAATATTTAAAGGTGGTGTGGGGCATTGGTTACAAAATTGAAAAATATGAGTCATAA
- a CDS encoding GGDEF domain-containing protein, whose product MNKYFKPYLALINIIGFATIIFSSLTYPLVINGLWVILFCFSVIAEFTSIQYSSNKHISLVAPLSIVSLFFLNLTSTLFLIVTTHIAINIIGKYYHKTVDKFINDKFLFNMFCIGISTNCAYLIYQLDFNLFQIYSFYITLLLMVIVHSLVNYLLVSIVVYLYTGNTTESNFDLKQVLFSFYYFFMTSLFLIIAHKDYSYFGLFAVYIFLIPFQTKMLTYISGKELHDNLNTDQLTKAYNRYCLDKIMTDKINEKIPFTILFLDFDKFKYINDTYGHLVGDQILVHFVQLINHHVKGSYKLFRYGGDEFCIILNNPSDKELIIHQLEELKDQYKMTYENEVITYGFTIGDYTYNGEKDVKPYHILEHVDKLMYEKK is encoded by the coding sequence ATGAACAAATATTTTAAACCTTATTTAGCACTCATTAATATTATCGGATTTGCAACTATCATATTTTCGAGTTTAACTTATCCATTAGTCATTAATGGGCTATGGGTAATACTATTCTGTTTTTCTGTCATAGCAGAATTTACAAGCATTCAATATAGCTCAAATAAACATATTTCTCTTGTAGCACCATTAAGTATTGTCTCTTTGTTTTTTTTAAACCTAACTTCAACATTATTTTTAATCGTAACTACTCATATAGCAATCAATATTATCGGAAAATACTATCATAAGACTGTTGATAAATTCATCAATGATAAATTTCTTTTTAATATGTTTTGTATTGGTATTAGTACAAATTGTGCCTATTTGATTTATCAACTGGATTTTAATTTATTTCAAATATATAGCTTTTACATAACCCTTCTCCTTATGGTTATCGTACATAGTCTTGTAAATTATTTATTAGTCAGTATTGTGGTTTATTTATATACTGGAAATACAACTGAATCGAATTTTGATTTAAAACAAGTTCTATTTAGTTTTTATTATTTTTTTATGACTTCATTATTCCTTATTATTGCTCATAAAGATTACTCTTATTTTGGTTTATTCGCAGTATATATCTTTCTGATACCTTTCCAAACCAAAATGTTAACATATATCAGTGGTAAGGAATTACACGATAATTTAAATACAGATCAATTAACCAAAGCTTATAACAGGTATTGTTTAGACAAGATAATGACAGATAAAATTAATGAAAAAATACCTTTTACTATTTTGTTCTTAGATTTTGATAAATTCAAATATATCAATGATACATACGGGCATTTAGTTGGCGATCAAATTCTGGTTCACTTTGTACAACTAATTAATCATCACGTTAAAGGATCTTATAAACTCTTTCGCTATGGAGGAGACGAGTTTTGTATCATACTTAATAATCCTAGTGACAAAGAGCTTATTATTCATCAACTTGAAGAACTAAAAGACCAATACAAAATGACTTATGAAAACGAAGTGATTACCTATGGTTTTACGATTGGTGATTATACTTATAATGGTGAGAAAGATGTAAAACCATATCACATATTAGAACATGTAGACAAGTTAATGTACGAAAAAAAGTAA
- a CDS encoding Crp/Fnr family transcriptional regulator, with protein sequence MNDRMLISKYLKEFQLEEVLSEELITNLTLQKHNSGDYILAPLEHITSLSLLVRGNAKVFTIGKNGHAYLLRFYKPLEIIGEVEWLLKQTSSCIVEALEECHTLNISFSSLKQYTDDNCPFYRFISTELAKKLAKSSKASSINSLFPLENRLASYIISIPSTNTSNSISNTVIELPQLQNVAELLGTSYRHLLRTLRSLESKGLLKQNRNRITILDYTLLKDLAGDLYE encoded by the coding sequence ATGAATGATAGAATGTTAATCAGTAAATATCTAAAGGAATTTCAACTAGAGGAAGTACTTTCTGAAGAACTCATAACTAACTTAACTCTTCAGAAACATAATAGTGGTGACTATATCCTTGCACCTTTAGAACATATAACCTCACTTTCATTACTTGTTAGGGGTAATGCAAAAGTATTTACAATTGGAAAAAACGGTCACGCATACTTATTAAGATTTTATAAGCCGCTTGAAATTATTGGTGAAGTAGAATGGCTCCTTAAGCAAACATCTAGTTGTATTGTTGAGGCACTTGAAGAATGCCATACCCTTAATATTAGCTTTAGTTCTCTCAAGCAATATACTGATGATAATTGTCCATTTTATAGATTCATATCAACTGAGTTAGCCAAGAAATTAGCTAAGTCTTCAAAGGCAAGCTCAATTAACTCTTTATTCCCTTTGGAGAACAGATTAGCAAGCTATATCATCAGCATACCATCCACTAATACTTCAAACTCCATCTCTAATACCGTCATTGAACTACCACAATTACAGAATGTAGCAGAATTATTAGGTACTAGTTACCGTCATTTATTGAGAACACTTCGCTCTTTGGAGAGTAAAGGACTATTAAAACAAAACCGAAATCGAATCACTATCTTGGACTATACCTTGCTTAAAGATTTAGCTGGTGATTTATATGAATAA
- a CDS encoding purine-nucleoside phosphorylase — protein sequence MEKMYEKVLESVDYIKNQTEYKPRIGIILGSGLGGLVDTMEGKEYIDYKDIPNFPQSTVKGHNGRLVIGRVGGVEVLAMQGRFHYFEGYTMKEVTYPVYVMKLLGIEKLIITNSCGGINTTFEPGTLMLINNFINLVSDNPLIGYNDERFGPRFPDMTEPYKIYLMDKAKEVAKTIGIDYKEGVYAGFMGPYYETSAEIKMIAGNGADAVGMSTVPETIAANYLGLDVLGISCITNMATGIQKVKHSHERVVETANKASVKFCNWIENIIPEII from the coding sequence ATGGAAAAAATGTATGAAAAAGTTTTAGAATCAGTAGACTATATTAAAAATCAAACCGAATATAAGCCTAGGATAGGTATAATTCTAGGTTCTGGTCTTGGTGGGTTAGTTGATACAATGGAAGGTAAAGAATATATCGATTATAAAGATATACCTAATTTTCCACAGTCAACAGTTAAAGGTCACAATGGACGATTAGTTATTGGGAGAGTTGGTGGAGTAGAAGTTTTAGCTATGCAAGGTAGGTTCCATTATTTTGAGGGTTATACCATGAAAGAAGTGACTTACCCTGTATATGTTATGAAGCTACTAGGAATAGAGAAGTTAATCATCACAAATTCTTGTGGCGGTATTAATACAACTTTTGAACCAGGTACATTAATGTTAATCAATAATTTTATTAACTTAGTATCGGACAATCCTCTGATCGGTTATAATGATGAACGTTTTGGACCTCGTTTTCCTGATATGACAGAACCTTATAAAATCTATCTCATGGATAAAGCGAAAGAAGTTGCTAAGACTATTGGAATCGACTATAAAGAAGGCGTTTATGCTGGTTTCATGGGACCTTACTACGAAACATCAGCAGAAATTAAAATGATAGCGGGCAACGGCGCAGATGCTGTTGGTATGTCCACAGTACCTGAAACAATTGCGGCGAATTATTTAGGACTCGATGTTTTAGGGATATCATGTATTACTAATATGGCAACAGGTATTCAGAAAGTCAAACACTCCCATGAGCGGGTAGTAGAAACAGCTAATAAAGCGTCAGTGAAATTCTGTAATTGGATTGAGAACATAATACCAGAAATTATTTAA
- a CDS encoding sensor histidine kinase, with protein MTYKSRIVLTFFISIILSVAVFLLVTFLLLKSTLWGEQINEQYMREVRDIVAEELERTTLEESISIINRYAEDYLHMEFELLTDQFDLIHTTGDVKGVYSREWILDRLSQHASWAQEEWVVAKDITYPSEDEAILLIVVNKNDYQSIMVAFNNKGVGLAGKIFLIGLIITLVISGGIAFLFMQKTTFRLYRLNNALSQFEMGNLNIRIEDAYNDEIGHLADVFNQMTHKIKKQINNREKDLQKKHLMVTSLSHDLRTPLTLIAGYIEALENKIYHTQMEQEEAFNILKKNTKAMEKMLDDLLELMKLEVNEKVLVFELCDINELIRRLVIEYIPLLKKENIELDINIPSCKHIVEIDIPSMQRVVRNLIVNAMKYGKTGKYIGISCLSYEGKVVITIKDKGEGIEERHKTKIFESFYRVDQSRNTEFGSMGIGLFIAKEFTELNRGKIYMESEIGKETVFCIEFELKSFNK; from the coding sequence ATGACCTATAAATCAAGAATTGTTTTGACATTTTTCATCTCTATCATTTTATCAGTAGCAGTTTTTTTGTTGGTCACTTTTCTGCTTCTTAAGAGCACACTATGGGGTGAACAAATTAATGAGCAATACATGCGGGAAGTAAGAGATATAGTTGCTGAGGAGTTAGAAAGGACAACTCTAGAAGAAAGCATTTCCATTATAAATAGATACGCAGAAGATTATCTTCATATGGAATTTGAATTACTTACAGATCAATTTGATTTAATACATACTACTGGTGATGTTAAAGGTGTATACTCTAGAGAGTGGATTTTAGATAGGTTGTCACAACATGCAAGTTGGGCTCAAGAGGAATGGGTAGTGGCAAAAGACATCACCTATCCTTCAGAAGATGAAGCTATACTGCTTATTGTTGTGAATAAAAATGACTACCAATCCATCATGGTAGCATTCAATAATAAAGGAGTGGGGTTAGCTGGTAAAATCTTTCTTATAGGTTTAATCATTACATTAGTGATATCCGGTGGTATAGCTTTTCTTTTTATGCAAAAAACCACTTTTAGGCTTTATAGATTGAATAATGCTTTAAGCCAATTTGAAATGGGGAATTTAAACATTAGAATTGAAGATGCCTATAATGATGAAATAGGGCACCTTGCAGATGTATTTAATCAGATGACTCATAAAATAAAGAAACAAATTAATAACAGAGAAAAAGATCTTCAAAAAAAACATCTAATGGTGACAAGTTTATCTCACGATTTGAGAACACCATTAACACTTATTGCTGGATATATTGAAGCACTAGAAAACAAAATTTACCATACTCAGATGGAGCAAGAAGAAGCTTTTAACATATTGAAGAAGAATACAAAAGCCATGGAAAAGATGTTGGATGATCTATTGGAGCTGATGAAACTTGAAGTTAATGAAAAGGTTTTAGTATTTGAACTCTGCGATATAAACGAATTGATAAGGCGTTTGGTTATTGAATATATTCCACTACTAAAAAAGGAAAATATAGAACTGGACATCAATATTCCAAGTTGTAAGCATATTGTCGAGATTGATATTCCTAGCATGCAAAGAGTAGTAAGAAATCTTATCGTCAATGCTATGAAATATGGGAAAACAGGTAAGTATATAGGTATTAGTTGTCTCTCTTATGAAGGTAAAGTCGTTATTACTATAAAAGATAAAGGAGAAGGTATTGAAGAGAGGCATAAAACAAAAATATTTGAAAGTTTTTATAGAGTTGATCAAAGTAGAAATACTGAGTTTGGAAGTATGGGTATTGGGTTATTTATTGCAAAAGAGTTCACAGAACTTAATAGGGGTAAAATTTATATGGAAAGTGAAATAGGTAAAGAAACTGTATTTTGTATAGAATTTGAGTTGAAAAGCTTCAATAAATAA
- a CDS encoding HAMP domain-containing sensor histidine kinase encodes MVTKLKNMSHKFIYLIMFIVVISSFTAGIVTAANFYSTNRHSLYLLSENDFYGSQILYNELSDTLESIHNMLTTDDKELQNTIYSRLSKEEGLYFSASKGNKTFVVGEGNNKNYFKEYPVHIIVDNNDMTVYPVKLNNHNETWFMESLQYGMDGHIYMAIGEEYTQPIADKWSSERAVVLNIAKETLVYLAGFIIGFIILAVSAWRKGKRQDAKRGIYTDISLMLGGSIILAWVFLMMEIYGRYYYDPNMRAILATGGAALIGFPLLFTMTKDLSMGEFLKHSLIYKVFRWLKEVMIEMYSNGNLGVKLTIIILGYTILCVVLPLLAPLAFLVVMWLLLKQVKDFHSLKSGMEKVRKGELSHKVILETNGELSKLANEVNEISCGLQEAVENEIKSERLKSELITNVSHDIRTPLTSIITYVDLLKKEEKSEKANDYVEILEQKANRLKVLTDDLFEASKASSGNIPVHLEKIDVIALIKQGLGELNHVIEEKGLIFKLNREETPCYVQADGRLLWRVMENLLSNIFKYAMTGSRVYLDIIEDQDDVTIVMKNISNHALNIPVDELMVRFKRGDEARSSEGSGLGLSIAQSLTELQGGQFRVDIDGDLFKAIINIPKSFADSGESHS; translated from the coding sequence TTGGTTACAAAATTGAAAAATATGAGTCATAAATTTATTTATCTTATTATGTTTATAGTGGTTATAAGTAGTTTTACAGCTGGTATAGTAACAGCAGCAAACTTTTATAGTACAAATCGTCATTCACTGTATCTACTTAGTGAGAACGATTTTTATGGAAGTCAGATCCTTTATAACGAATTAAGTGATACCTTGGAGAGTATACATAATATGCTGACGACAGATGATAAGGAACTCCAAAACACTATTTATTCACGACTAAGTAAGGAAGAAGGATTATATTTCTCAGCTTCAAAGGGGAATAAAACCTTCGTGGTTGGTGAAGGAAATAATAAAAACTACTTTAAAGAATATCCAGTTCATATTATTGTAGATAACAACGATATGACGGTCTATCCTGTTAAGTTAAATAACCATAATGAGACATGGTTCATGGAGAGCCTTCAATATGGAATGGACGGGCATATCTACATGGCTATAGGAGAGGAATATACACAACCAATAGCTGATAAGTGGAGTAGTGAAAGAGCAGTTGTTCTTAATATTGCAAAGGAAACATTGGTATATTTAGCTGGATTTATAATTGGTTTTATTATTTTGGCTGTTTCTGCATGGCGAAAAGGTAAAAGGCAAGATGCTAAGAGAGGGATTTATACGGATATTTCTTTAATGCTTGGGGGCTCAATTATCCTTGCATGGGTATTTCTTATGATGGAAATTTACGGCAGGTATTATTACGATCCTAATATGAGAGCTATTCTTGCTACAGGGGGAGCAGCTCTAATAGGTTTTCCACTATTGTTTACCATGACCAAAGATTTATCAATGGGAGAATTCCTTAAGCATTCCTTAATTTATAAAGTATTTAGGTGGCTAAAAGAAGTTATGATAGAGATGTACAGCAATGGTAATTTAGGGGTAAAACTCACCATCATCATACTAGGTTATACAATACTATGTGTTGTTTTACCACTTCTTGCTCCTTTAGCGTTCTTGGTGGTCATGTGGCTTCTGCTTAAACAAGTGAAAGATTTCCATAGTCTTAAATCAGGTATGGAGAAAGTGAGAAAAGGTGAGTTGAGCCATAAGGTTATATTAGAAACCAATGGTGAGTTAAGTAAGCTAGCTAATGAAGTTAATGAAATAAGCTGTGGTCTACAAGAAGCAGTTGAAAATGAGATAAAAAGCGAACGCTTAAAATCTGAGTTAATTACCAATGTTTCTCATGATATCCGAACCCCTCTTACATCTATCATTACCTATGTGGACTTACTCAAGAAAGAGGAGAAGTCAGAGAAGGCTAATGACTATGTTGAAATTCTTGAACAAAAGGCAAATCGCTTAAAAGTGCTAACAGATGATCTCTTCGAAGCATCAAAAGCATCAAGTGGCAATATTCCAGTCCATTTAGAAAAAATTGATGTTATAGCTTTAATAAAACAAGGTTTAGGGGAGTTAAATCATGTTATAGAAGAAAAGGGTTTAATATTTAAACTTAATAGAGAAGAGACTCCTTGTTATGTGCAAGCTGATGGACGATTATTATGGCGTGTTATGGAAAATCTTTTATCAAATATTTTTAAATATGCTATGACTGGTTCCAGAGTCTATTTAGACATCATAGAAGATCAGGATGATGTAACCATTGTAATGAAAAATATCTCAAATCATGCTTTAAATATTCCTGTTGATGAATTGATGGTAAGATTTAAGCGTGGCGATGAAGCTAGAAGCAGTGAAGGTAGTGGATTAGGCTTAAGTATTGCTCAGAGTTTAACAGAACTTCAAGGTGGGCAATTTAGAGTTGATATTGATGGAGATCTTTTTAAGGCAATTATCAATATCCCGAAGTCTTTTGCTGACAGTGGTGAGTCACATTCATAG
- a CDS encoding HAD family hydrolase encodes MNSKINTIIFDLDGTLLPMDAELFMSIYFDEMGKHFADLIDPRELINHVWSSTKAMITNLDHKTNEEVFMADFEKRINGDLNIYTQRFDKFYDTLFSKTRQAVSENDFIKKSIQLLTEKGYTLAIATNPLFPKKAILQRIEWAGLEASDFSYITHYENNHYCKPQIQFYEEVLQDTNKSADQCMMVGNDVREDLIAGNIGIKTFLIKDHMIHNGEDHIVSDYIGEYQDFYKFVINLPKLN; translated from the coding sequence ATGAACTCAAAAATAAATACTATTATTTTCGATTTAGACGGCACATTATTACCAATGGATGCTGAGTTATTCATGAGCATTTATTTTGATGAAATGGGTAAGCATTTTGCCGATTTAATAGATCCACGAGAACTTATTAACCACGTTTGGTCATCAACGAAAGCAATGATAACAAACCTTGATCATAAAACAAATGAAGAAGTTTTTATGGCTGATTTTGAGAAAAGAATTAATGGTGACTTAAACATATACACACAAAGATTTGATAAATTTTACGATACATTATTTAGTAAGACTAGACAAGCCGTTTCCGAAAATGATTTTATTAAAAAAAGTATTCAATTATTAACAGAAAAGGGCTATACACTTGCTATTGCAACTAATCCCTTGTTTCCTAAAAAGGCAATTTTGCAAAGAATTGAATGGGCAGGACTTGAAGCCAGTGACTTTTCTTATATAACTCACTATGAAAACAACCACTATTGTAAACCCCAAATTCAATTCTATGAAGAAGTATTACAAGACACCAATAAATCTGCTGATCAATGTATGATGGTCGGGAATGATGTAAGAGAAGACTTAATTGCAGGGAATATCGGCATAAAAACTTTTTTAATTAAAGACCATATGATTCATAATGGCGAGGATCACATTGTATCTGACTATATTGGTGAATACCAAGACTTCTATAAGTTTGTTATTAATTTGCCAAAGCTAAATTAA
- a CDS encoding histidine--tRNA ligase — protein MSLELKNVKGTYDYMPEDQRVRQRIIRQLQDVFEKYGYQPLETPIISYFDVLSWKYAGGSEILKEVYQLSDQGQRELGLRYDLTVPFTRVIGMNPQLRMPFKRFEIGKVYRDGPVKIGRNREFIQCDVDIVGVKSVMAEAELISMTKEIYDALDLDVYISYNNRNVLSGIIQLAGIRKEQFNDVILTIDKIEKIGEESVCNELENKGIIKEYVDRLLKYLRMDPKQLLIELKTINDDSIIEGITELKELNQYLDALDLREFVRFTPSLARGLEIYTGTVWEVFLEDGSISSSIGAGGRYDKIIGTFLDNGNEYPAVGMTFGLDVIYEALKLKNQIKKDPYIEVYVIPMGTNVECLKVVKDLRNLGLRVDIDMTGRKVKKALSYANKEQIPYVMVIGDNEIKSGKVNVKDMSTGEVQEIKLNKLEELGEYKDEKEHISIN, from the coding sequence ATGAGTTTAGAGCTTAAAAATGTAAAAGGAACCTATGATTACATGCCAGAGGATCAAAGAGTTAGACAGAGAATAATAAGACAATTACAAGATGTATTTGAGAAGTATGGTTATCAACCTTTAGAAACGCCAATTATAAGTTATTTTGACGTTTTGTCATGGAAGTATGCTGGAGGATCAGAGATATTGAAAGAAGTCTATCAATTGAGTGATCAAGGACAGCGTGAGCTAGGTCTTCGTTACGATTTAACAGTCCCATTCACTCGAGTAATCGGTATGAATCCCCAATTGAGAATGCCTTTTAAACGTTTTGAGATTGGTAAAGTGTATAGAGATGGACCTGTGAAGATAGGGCGAAACAGGGAGTTTATCCAATGTGATGTTGATATAGTTGGTGTGAAATCGGTCATGGCTGAAGCAGAACTCATATCCATGACTAAAGAAATATATGACGCCCTTGATCTTGATGTATACATTTCTTATAATAATCGGAACGTCTTATCTGGGATTATACAGTTAGCTGGTATACGAAAGGAGCAGTTTAATGATGTTATATTAACCATAGATAAGATTGAAAAAATAGGTGAAGAAAGTGTATGCAATGAGTTAGAGAATAAAGGAATAATTAAAGAATATGTCGACCGATTATTGAAGTATCTGAGAATGGACCCTAAACAGTTATTGATTGAACTTAAGACAATCAACGATGACAGTATAATAGAAGGAATAACAGAATTAAAAGAGCTAAATCAATACTTAGATGCTCTTGATTTGAGAGAATTTGTTAGATTCACTCCCAGTCTAGCTAGAGGTCTTGAAATATATACCGGTACTGTATGGGAGGTATTTCTAGAAGATGGTAGTATTTCATCCAGCATAGGGGCAGGGGGGCGATATGATAAGATTATTGGAACTTTTCTTGATAACGGTAATGAATATCCAGCAGTAGGTATGACATTTGGTCTAGATGTAATTTATGAAGCGTTAAAATTAAAGAATCAAATTAAGAAAGATCCTTATATTGAGGTTTATGTTATACCCATGGGAACAAATGTAGAGTGCCTAAAAGTTGTGAAAGATTTAAGGAATTTAGGATTAAGAGTTGATATAGATATGACTGGTAGAAAAGTAAAGAAGGCTCTTAGTTATGCCAACAAAGAACAAATTCCATATGTTATGGTTATCGGTGATAATGAAATAAAAAGTGGGAAAGTTAATGTCAAAGATATGAGTACTGGTGAAGTGCAAGAAATTAAATTAAATAAACTGGAGGAATTAGGGGAATATAAAGATGAAAAGGAGCATATTTCAATAAATTAG